TTGATGTGCCTGTTGTAGTCCCGCATACGGTTGCAGGAATTGCTCTTCTTACGGTTTTCGGGTCACGGGGGCTTATTGGTGGGCCCCTTGAAGCCTATGTCCAGTTTCGCGATGCTCTTCCGGGAATTGTGGTTGCAATGCTTTTCGTGTCCATGCCTTATCTGGCAAATTCTGCAAGGGAAGGCTTCAAAAGCGTGGATCCTAAACTTGAAAATGCCGCCCGTTCTCTGGGAGCTCCTCTCTGGAAAGCATTTTTCTTTGTAACCCTCCCGCTTTCAGCAAGGCATCTCTTAATAGGCGCCGTCATGACCTGGGCAAGGGCTATAAGTGAGTTTGGGGCAGTTGTGATTATCGCCTACTACCCTATGATAGGGCCCACGCTTATCTATGACCGTTATCTCTCTTACGGGCTTTCGGCGTCCAGACCCATAGCCGTACTGCTTATACTGGTCACACTTTCGATATTCCTTGTAATAAGAGTCCTTTCCGCAGGTTGGAGTATATATGATAGAGATTGAATCCCTCTCCCGGAAATGGAAAAATTTTGCCCTGGATGAGCTTAGCCTTAAAATAGAAGCCGGGGAATATTTTGTGATACTTGGGCCTACAGGGTCCGGAAAAACTCTGCTTCTCGAACTGATCGCGGGTTTTCATGTCCCTGATTCCGGAAGGGTTCTGGTTAATGGAAAAGAAGTAACCCACCTGCCTCCGGAAAAGCACAACCTTGCTTTTGTTTACCAGAATTATTCGCTTTTTCCTCACATGAACGTGAAACAGAATATCGCGTTCGGGCTGAAGATGAAAAAAAT
The Methanosarcina sp. WWM596 DNA segment above includes these coding regions:
- a CDS encoding ABC transporter permease yields the protein MKATTRKIRKIEPMTFVFSLILLVLFLFIFLTLSNMIFGQLLGDFSGLVKAAGNRSVMGAIFLSLYAGFLATLLALLLGAPTGYILARFDFPGKRMVESIIDVPVVVPHTVAGIALLTVFGSRGLIGGPLEAYVQFRDALPGIVVAMLFVSMPYLANSAREGFKSVDPKLENAARSLGAPLWKAFFFVTLPLSARHLLIGAVMTWARAISEFGAVVIIAYYPMIGPTLIYDRYLSYGLSASRPIAVLLILVTLSIFLVIRVLSAGWSIYDRD